A single region of the Eulemur rufifrons isolate Redbay chromosome 8, OSU_ERuf_1, whole genome shotgun sequence genome encodes:
- the CLCA2 gene encoding calcium-activated chloride channel regulator 2 yields MTHRDNAGLVCSLKFVTLLVALSPDFQLLGAGVQLQNNGYDGLLVAINPQVPENQNLISNIKEMITDASFYLFNATKRRVFFRNIKILIPATWKANNYSKVKQESYEKANVIVTDWYGAHGDDPYTLQYSGCGKEGKYIHFTPNFLLSDNLTAGYGSRGRVFVHEWAHLRWGVFDEYNNDKPFYINGQNQIKVTRCSSDITGIFVCEKGPCPQENCIISKLFKEGCMFLYNSTQNATASIMFMQSLSSVVEFCNASTHNQEAPNLQNQMCSLRSAWDIITESADFNHSFPVNGTELPPPPTFSLVQAGDKVVCLVLDVSSKMAEADRLLRLQQAAEFYLMQIVEIHTFVGIASFSSKGEIRAQLHQINSDDDRKLLVSYLPTAVSAGAEASICSGLKKGFEVVEKLNGKAYGSVMILVTSGDDEHISNCLLTVLGSGSTVHSIALGSSVVQNLEELSHRTGGLKFFVPDKSNSNSMIDAFSRISSGTGDIFQQRIQLESMSENVKPHHQLKNTVTVDNSVGNDTIFLVTWQSSGVPEIVLFDPDGRKYYTNNFITNLALQTASLWIPGTAKPGNWTYTLNNTHHSLQALKVTVTSRASSSAVPPVTVEAFVEGESTHFPHPVMIYANVRKGLYPILNATVTATIEPETGDPVTLRLLDDGAGADVIKNDGIYSRYFFSFAVNGRYSLKVHANHSPSIRTLVHSIPGSHAMYVPGYIANGNIQMNAPRKSVGRSEEEQKWGFSRVSSGGSFSVLGVPTGLHTDVFPPCKIIDLEAIQVEEELTLSWTAPGEDFDQGQATSYEIRMSKSLQNIQDDFNNAILVNTSNLNPQEAGTREIFTFSPKLFTNGPEHQPDGETQESHRVYVAIRAVDSNSLKSAVSNIAQASLFIPPNSAPVPARDYLILKGVLTAMGLIGIICLIIVGTHCTVNRKKRADKKENRTKLL; encoded by the exons GAAATGATAACTGACGCTTCATTCTACCTATTCAATGCTACCAAGAGAAGAgtgtttttcagaaatataaagattttaataCCTGCCACATGGAAAGCTAATAATTATAGCAAAGTAAAACAAGAATCATATGAAAAG GCAAATGTCATAGTGACTGACTGGTATGGGGCACATGGAGACGACCCATACACCCTACAATACAGCGGGTGtggaaaagagggaaaatacattcatttcacACCTAATTTTCTACTGAGTGATAACTTAACAGCTGGCTACGGATCACGAG GTAGAGTTTTTGTCCATGAATGGGCCCATCTCCGTTGGGGTGTGTTTGATGAATATAACAATGACAAACCTTTCTACATAAATGGTCAAAATCAAATTAAAGTAACAAG gtGTTCATCTGACATCACCGgcatttttgtgtgtgaaaaaGGTCCTTGCCCCCAAGAAAACTGTATTATTAGTAAGCTTTTCAAAGAAGGATGCATGTTTCTCTATAATAGTACCCAAAATGCAACTGCATCAATAATGTTCATGCAAAGTTTATCTTCT GTGGTTGAATTCTGTAATGCAAGTACTCACAACCAAGAAGCTCCAAACCTACAGAACCAAATGTGCAGCCTCAGAAGTGCATGGGACATAATCACAGAATCTGCCGACTTTAATCACAGCTTTCCCGTGAATGGGACTGAGCTTCCACCTCCTCCCACATTCTCCCTTGTACAGGCTGGTGACAAAGTGGTCTGTTTAGTGCTGGATGTGTCCAGCAAGATGGCAGAG GCTGACAGACTTCTTCGACTGCAACAAGCAGCAGAATTTTATTTGATGCAGATTGTTGAAATTCATACCTTTGTGGGCATTGCAAGTTTCAGTAGCAAAGGAGAGATCAGAGCCCAGCTACACCAAATTAACAGTGATGATGACCGAAAGCTGCTGGTTTCATATCTGCCCACCGCTGTGTCAGCTGGAGCAGAAGCCAGCATCTGTTCAGGGCTTAAGAAGGGATTTGAG GTGGTAGAAAAACTGAATGGAAAAGCCTATGGCTCTGTGATGATATTAGTGACCAGTGGAGACGATGAGCATATCAGCAACTGCTTACTCACTGTACTGGGCAGTGGTTCGACCGTTCATTCCATTGCCCTAGGTTCATCTgtggtccaaaacctggaagaattATCACATCGTACAg GAGGCTTAAAGTTCTTTGTTCCAGATAAATCAAATTCCAATAGCATGATTGATGCTTTCAGCAGAATTTCCTCTGGAACTGGAGACATTTTTCAGCAACGTATTCAG CTAGAAAGTATGAGTGAAAACGTTAAACCTCACCATCAATTGAAAAACACCGTGACTGTGGATAACAGTGTGGGCAATGACACCATCTTCCTAGTTACATGGCAGAGCAGTGGTGTCCCTGAAATTGTATTATTTGATCCTGATGGAAGAAAATACTACACAAATAATTTTATCACCAATCTAGCTCTTCAGACAGCTAGCCTTTGGATTCCAGGAACTGCTAAG CCAGGGAACTGGACTTACACACTGAACAATACCCACCATTCTCTGCAAGCCTTGAAAGTGACAGTGACCTCTCGTGCCTCCAGCTCAGCTGTGCCCCCAGTCACTGTGGAGGCCTTTGTGGAAGGAGAAAGCACCCATTTTCCCCATCCCGTGATGATTTATGCCAATGTGAGAAAGGGGCTTTACCCCATTCTTAATGCTACTGTAACTGCCACAATTGAGCCAGAGACTGGAGACCCTGTCACTCTGAGACTTCTGGATGACGGAGCAG gTGCTGATGttataaaaaatgatggaatTTATTCGAggtattttttctcctttgctgtaAATGGTAGATATAGCTTGAAAGTGCATGCCAATCACTCTCCCAGCATAAGGACCCTCGTCCACTCTATTCCAGGAAGTCATGCTATGTATGTACCAGGTTACATAGCAAACG GTAACATTCAGATGAATGCCCCAAGGAAGTCAGTGGGCAGAAGTGAGGAGGAGCAAAAGTGGGGCTTTAGCCGAGTAAGCTCAGGGGGCTCCTTTTCAGTCCTGGGAGTTCCAACCGGCCTCCATACTGATGTGTTTCCACCCTGCAAAATTATTGACCTGGAAGCTATACAAGTGGAAGAGGAGTTGACCCTATCTTGGACAGCACCTGGAGAAGACTTTGATCAGGGACAAG ctacAAGCTATGAAATAAGAATGAGTAAAAGTCTGCAGAATATTCAAGATGACTTTAACAATGCTATTTTGGTGAATACGTCAAATCTAAATCCTCAGGAAGCTGGCACCAGGGAGATATTTACATTCTCACCCAAACTTTTCACAAATGGACCTGAACATCAACCCGATGGAGAGACACAAGAAAGCCACAGAGTTTATGTGGCAATACGGGCAGTGGATAGCAACTCCTTGAAGTCTGCTGTATCTAACATTGCCCAGGCATCTCTGTTTATCCCCCCAAATTCTGCTCCTGTACCTGCCAGAGATTATCTAATATTGAAAGGAGTTTTAACAGCAATGGGTTTGATAGGAATCATTTGCCTTATTATAGTTGGAACACATTGTACTGTAAATAGGAAAAAGAGAGCAGACAAGAAAGAGAATAGAACAAAATTACTATGA